The nucleotide sequence GAACATTCTCAGTGATAATACTGAAGCTCCCATTTCCCTGACCAGGGCTGCAATAATCCTGAGTAAGATGACAAAATTGATGCAATTACAACATATTCTCTCTAAAGGTACACCTCTTATGGTTTTCAAAGAAATACTCAATCACTGATGCAATTAATGGTTTCTGATATTGTTAAGTCTAGTATTTACTTTCACTTCAAGAGAAACATTGGTTTCAACTCCCAACAAGTGACTGTACAAgaacatttattgtttattggGGTATGCGTATTAGTTACAGGTTTGCTGAAAAGGACACCACATTTAAAATCGTTAAATTCTCAAAAGTAAACTATATTCATTTGTCCAACAGACTCTTTACCTGGAGGAGTGTGTATTCACATTCTCCACTGAAGTCAAATCTTTTATCATCAAACGTAATGTAATGACCATCTCCATAGATCCCACAAACTGCACTGCACTCATTGTTGGTACAGGTGAACTTTCTTCCACTACATGAGCTGTGGTGACACACAAACCACACATAAacatcaaaattaaattaaagaaatataCAAATATGTGATAAGTCTGATGGTAGAGTTGGATAATGGCTAAATTGTGATGGCAGAGAATTAGGAATAAAGATTAACATTTGTGCTacagtttttcagtttgaatGACAGCACCACAGTCATGTATGCCTCATGCATACCAGGTGTTACAGTCCACGGTCAAAGTCTGTCCTGGTTGGTAGACTTGTCCATTGTGAACACATGGACAGCTCCTCTCATTGATGCAGCCACCTGCTCCATCTGATAACAGGCCATCTGGGCACACGCAGCCAGGTGTACAGCCTGTACTGATCTGTCACCGGCCAGAGTGAAGTGAGATGTTAGGCTAAATAATGCTTGGGAATTTAAATCAGAATACTGACATAATTTGCTCTGCTTACACATGGTATATCCACCGTGCTGCAGCTCCTCTGACACTCAGCCCCAGTAGTCCCAGGTTGAGCAGTGGAGCAATCAAAATAAGTCATGGGGGCAACACATGATGTGGAAGCTGTAAGATTTAAATTGAGTGAAGATTATGTTAAAACTAGAGATTATGGACTAAAACATCCTCAGTTAGACAAagtaatattttactatttactgGAGCAGTTCAATGTCACATTACTTTCCTCCTATATATAAATTGCCAATTAATGTGAAGAACCCTACTTTGTAGTCTGGTTCCTCCCGGGCAACTAAGGGCTCCATGTCTGCAGATGCTGTTATGGCAagacaaacagaataaataattattatatttgTGATGGTGCTCAATCAACTCATCTGATCCCCAGTAACAGCTCGGAGTGCTGGTCAAGTTCATTTTTGAATGGTCAGTATCGGAGAAGCTGACGGCATTCAATTCCCTGTTTTTGCCCTACTCTCCATGGTGACACGCTGTGATGGAACATGTTTGCTAACATCCATGTAGTCTAGAAGTATTTTTGAAACAGTCCATGTTATCGAGGTTGAAATGCCACCTGGACATCACCCTAATATTTAGCTCTCCAAATACTCTATTAGTTTCAAGAAGTAATAGAAGCAGTGGAGACTACTGTCGCCCATTGACCAGTTGGTTACCAGAAGACTGACTACAGGTTGGATAGGAGACAATATTGACCAACTGGTTACAACAACTTCAGTTGTAGGCAGGTTTTTCTTCTTCCAGCTGCTGTTTGATGTCCTAcatctaaaggaaaacattccATCATCTATATCTTCCAGACAAGACTACAACAAATTCTACTAAATAAATCTGACAGAGAGTAAGGAAAAGCAACACAATTTAGAAAGAAATCTTGAGACAGGAGATAAGTTTTCAAGGGACCACAATAAggcaaataaataattacagaATATGTGAATAAACCACTCTGGGCAACCAAAGCATCTCTGTGGAGAAGAATATAGGTTTTCATCACATTTTGCAGCTGGAGCCACTGTGCATCCTCCCCTCTCAACACTATATAGCTAGATAAAACAGTTAATCATCACCTTTAGCAGGGCATGTTTTCTGATGTGACTGTTTTATTGCAGACATTTTTAGTTCAGACATTGACAGATTTGGTTATGATTCCCcttttaaacaaatgttcttATAAAACGGTAATCTGATAAATTCACATAACCTTGAAAATCCCCAATGAGCATCTATGAGTCATTACCATGTTATTCCGTCTTTAATGATAACCTGTCCAGCAGGAATAAAGGTGTCCTTATCATAGCAGGGACAGCTTGCACTGGAGACACACTGTCCATCTTCATTCATGTAGGTTCCCTCAGCACAGCCACAGCCATCCACAGTGGCCAAGTTGACCTGGCAGGAGTAATCAGCTTGGCTGAGGGAACGGCATGTACGACCACAAGAGGTCATGTTGTACTCATAAACTGCATCTGCCAGACATGATTTGCTAAATTTTCCTGTTGAATAAAAATGGAAAGGGGCTGTCAAACACTCCAaggttttgtttctgaaaagtaaaacaatgttCTTTGATGTTTTGCTCACCGCAGATGGTTTCCCTCCAGCCACTGATGTGGACTCCTGCTGCTGAGCAGGCGTAGACATATGAGGAGACTGCAGCACACATACAGTCCTCACTTTTTTCACAGTTGCAGCTGTCATACATGCAGTTCTGTTAAAACACATAGCAGATATGGATAAATCTATAACAGTTAAAAAGTTTTATAGGAGGTCAATGGCTCATGTTTGCAGACCTACATCTTTGTATGAGCTGGGGCTGACAACAGAGTGGCAAGGAGCGAACACTCCCAGGGGATCAGTCAGTTTGGAACACCAGTACTGTGCATAGTTCTCTGAAACAGACAAACATATGAAGTAAGTCATCATTAAAGAAATACCATGATTAGTAACCAGTAGCAAATGTGTTAAATTTTCTGAGATTCTGGGGCAGTGCACAAAGCATGTAATTCACAGTAATAAGCAGGGGGATGACTAAACACACGGGGGCGCCAACCCCCCATTGGCTGCacatgcatgaaaacaaagagctTGTTAAGGCCATAACTGACAGAAAAGTTATACATTTCATCTGGATTTTCTGCTACCCCAGGGCAACTGCTCTTGAGACCTAAATTAAAAACAGCCACTGATGGTACCATCTACTCAATGTGAAAATGATTTGACAAGGTTACATTTGTTGTGTCATATATGATGTGATGGCACATTTTGTGCAGGAGATTTTCTGTACCTCTGCTGATGTCCTGACTGCAAGGATGACCAAAGCTTGGCACAATGTCAGGACAGCTGACTCTAGTTTTCCAAGAGTTGACAAATACTGCGGCAGTTCCCTCCACAAGTCCACTGCTTACCCAGAAGTCATCAGTCATTATGTTGTTAAAGTTCCCACATAATCCTGTGGAGCATTGTATGACAGAAAGTAGCATTTGATGGCAATAAGTGTCAGCAACCTGACAGATGCATGTTTAGAACCAGTTAAACCTAAAGGTACCAGTTATGCTTTGAGATAAGATCCATTAACATGGAGATGTACCTGAGGTGGCTCCTTTAAGTGACACATCAGCTGAAACAAACACTTGCATCACAGGAGACAGCTGGACCATCACTTGAATTCCTACTTTGGTGCTGATTACGACATAAAAAGAGGATGGCCAAAAGACGCTCAGCTCAGCTGCAGTGGTCAGAACACAACATTTTGTGAACTGTCAGCATGAAAGCAAATGTCCAACAAGTTTCATTTAATCTAAATGTCCACCATGTTGTGGTGATAAGCACAAACAGGATGTGGTTTGCTGGTTGGTTTGCTGTTAAAAATCAATCATTCTTATGTCTCAGTggtattcactcctcctgggtgagcttgtagagacagtggagaggaaaactcccttgtATGAGATGGGTGTGTggacattgtgtgtgtgttgattgGCCAGTAATATTAAAATCCACTTACATGTAAACAATGGTAGCTGAGAAAGAATGTTGTTGACAAAGACTTGCCCAGATGACAGGATTTTGATGACCTGGTATTTTGTGGAAAGACACATTTTAGATTATGTTAAACATGAATTCATTAgtattttgaataaaacaataaatatgtaTTTGCTTTCAAAACTGGAGTactacattaataaaaagtcaGTTTTAATCAAGAGAACCATcagtaaaacaatttttatattACTGGATGTACTCCTCTCAGGAGAGATTCTGTCTTTGGATCCGTTTTTTCTGGTACATCTAATATTTTGACAGAGTTTAGCAAGGTTGGGGAACAgcctaatttaatttaaaaaatattttgggtgTTGCTCCAGATCTACGTTTAGCTTAAAAAATCTGTGGTCtcagtatttatatatttttgattttttaaagtGACGATGTTAGAACTTGACTTAATTGTCTGACCCAGATTTGAAGAGATTTTTGTGGTTTAGATGTGACACGGGCAATCCGACTTGTCTTTGACACTGTGCCAATAACAAAAGACAGCAATACAACTTGGTGGGTTTATGTGCCTGAGGCTTACCACGGCATTGCTGTCCAGGGCCAGAGTAACAGCTCTGAGACAAGTCCTGCTCTCTGTCAGACCACATTTGAAGACGTCCACCAACACAGTGTACAAAGAGCCATCACTCTGCTGCAACACACATTGAAACAAAACAAGTCAACACAAATACCAGTTCCAGTTAGAACAAACCCATATTAGTGTATTCATGGGCTGATTAGCAGTATCAAGATATACttaagtttaaaaatgttactgTTTCCAAAGTTTCTCCAGCCTTAAGTAACATAAACACTGCCCCTCTCACAACTGCTGCTGTGCACTGCAGCTTAGCTGGCTGAAAAAATGCTATTATGTCTTTTCTTTTAGTTACAGCAAATACCAATTAGGCGAAGGCATTTTTGGTCAATGTGTGGGAAATAAAGCAGTATTCATATTAAGTTTTAAGACTACAGTTGCCACTACACATGGCGGTTAGcaagttattttaaataaaaaactttaaatcctgtttcttgttttaaatcattGTGGCATAtgcttacatttttaaaataatttttactatttttcttttaaagtaaaaataatttcGCACCGGCTCATGCCCACATCACTGTTCATTAAGCATTAAATGCGttcattataaaataaatctaaacacTGGtaggtatgtatgtatgtatgtatgtatgtatgtatgtatgtatgtatgtatgtatgtatgtatgtatgtatgtatgtatgtatgtatgcatgggTATAAAACTCTTTACTTTTGCCAGAACATAAGAGCAATCTCCATGGAAAGTGTAGATTTTTCCATCAAAGGTGGTAACGTGAGCTCCCCCCTCCACCGAACACGTTACTGAGCAGTTTTCCTCAGTACACATCCAGTGGCCTCTCTCACAAACACTgtcattaacacacacacacacacacacacagaaaatgttGTTAATTCACTTGATAGGTATTACTGTACAAAATAGCATTCATTTAGTTGTGGTTCATTGCCTCATTGCACCCTAATGCACCTGGTGTGCAGCTAGCAGGGTGAATTGGATTGAAAACAATCAAAAGGAGAAATGAATTTTTATCCATGattagattttaatttaaatctatAACAGCTGCATACATTTTAACCAACCTTATAAGCATTAACATTACAGTTCATGAAATGCACTTCAAGATAACTATTCACCCAAAATATGGAGTCTTTGTCACTATTTGTTGTCCTGTACACAGGTACAGTAAATCATATATAGAACGCTCTGTCTAACCCAGATTTTAAACATTATGATTGTATTTCTTTCCATTATGGGCCTAATAAAGTGGCATGTGTTCCCAGCTTACCAGGATCTACAGTTGAATGAATAGGACTGTCCTGACTGATAGATTTGGTTGCCATGCAGACATGGGCACTGATCAGCTGTGACACATCCTGTGTTACCAATGTCATCATACACCATTCCTGAAGGGAGGATAGATGATAATAAATATGCATGTGCCTGAACAATAAATAACTTCATGTGTGCTGCCTTATATCTGCATTATATGCATCATATGTGTGAGAATACCTGCAGGGCAACTGCAGCCATCATGGCAGTGGCTGTCACAGGTCTGACTGGCCTGTGGGTTGGAGCAGGAGTCCTGACATGGGCTGCTGCATTCCAGAAACTCCATGTTGTATGGGCATTGCTTGTCTGAGGAAACAATTTGTTTACGTTTGCAGTATCTATTCTAGGAAACTAATCTTGTACAAAATAATgtatacaaaaaaagaaaggatttCAGGATAACAATCTTTAAATTGTGTGTGTCAAACGTACAGCAAAAGGTTTCATTCCTCCAAGGCTGGGGGCTTCCTCCTGCATGGACGCATTGTCTGGAGAACTCAGAAATGGTTTTGCAGAGGATGACATCTGGGGATTTTTCTGAGTTGCACATGTCTGCCATGCATACTTTAGTAAATGATTCAACATCAAGAAGGTTCTGGCAGCTGCTGAATGGATGACTGGAGAAAGTCTCCTCACATAGCAGCTAGGGAAAAATATTACATTGAAATTCAGTCTTAGGCCCTTTCAATTCACATTAGCTTTGGATCAATTATGGGGATTAATTTACTAACTGAGATTTGCTGTTAAAGTTTGTATAAAACTTTCTCCTGaatcagacagacagaaaacgCTAGAGGTCTCAACCCTAAATGGCCACTCCTGTTTTATAATGTTAAAAGATCCATAGGTTTACTCTGGGTACGCTGGGGTGCATGTTAATTTAAGGGGCCTCTCTAAATGTTTCGCTCATTTAACTACAAAATTAGAAGCTCAGAATCAGATGCTAACTTCAGTGTCACATTTCTACCTTGAACACCTGGAAACTGATGTCTGAACACCGTTTCCCAGCTTAATGTTTGTTGAACAGCACTTCCTCTATAAAGACGCCAAGGAGAAGccacatgaaaaataaatcaagatttgttttcaaaaagcTGATAAACATTTACATACTCTGCATTAGTcccattaatatttatattgtatGTCCACTAGATGTCAAAACAGCCACAAGACTAAATTATATATCTGATAACTCATGTTCATTTCCAACTGGACACACTAGAACTATATCACTGCTTTAAATAATAGAAAAGATTGGACACTCAAGATAGAGCTTCACATCTTCTgtcttatattttatattaacaaatatatataaaaaaaaaatcagattatttattttgcacTTTCTGACTGTTAATGGGtggggcgactgtggctcagcgGGTAGATGGTCACGCATGTACATTAAAATTGAGTTGTTTTTATCATCCAGGGCGTTTATTCCAAAAACCCAAATTTGCTGtg is from Girardinichthys multiradiatus isolate DD_20200921_A chromosome 4, DD_fGirMul_XY1, whole genome shotgun sequence and encodes:
- the LOC124867116 gene encoding mucin-5B-like, with protein sequence MSHLDRVCTTWGHYHIKTFDGHFFQLASTCKHMLVSHCKGSYESFLIQMRRGLVDNNPTISSITMKLDGSVVELSKSSVIFNGQIVCERGHWMCTEENCSVTCSVEGGAHVTTFDGKIYTFHGDCSYVLAKQSDGSLYTVLVDVFKCGLTESRTCLRAVTLALDSNAVVIKILSSGQVFVNNILSQLPLFTSELSVFWPSSFYVVISTKVGIQVMVQLSPVMQVFVSADVSLKGATSGLCGNFNNIMTDDFWVSSGLVEGTAAVFVNSWKTRVSCPDIVPSFGHPCSQDISRENYAQYWCSKLTDPLGVFAPCHSVVSPSSYKDNCMYDSCNCEKSEDCMCAAVSSYVYACSAAGVHISGWRETICGKFSKSCLADAVYEYNMTSCGRTCRSLSQADYSCQVNLATVDGCGCAEGTYMNEDGQCVSSASCPCYDKDTFIPAGQVIIKDGITCQSSASTSCVAPMTYFDCSTAQPGTTGAECQRSCSTVDIPCISTGCTPGCVCPDGLLSDGAGGCINERSCPCVHNGQVYQPGQTLTVDCNTCSCSGRKFTCTNNECSAVCGIYGDGHYITFDDKRFDFSGECEYTLLQDYCSPGQGNGSFSIITENVPCGTTGTTCSKTIKIFLEDNEFHLKDDSFQVIRGNIKVLPALVQKIGNYLVVTVQSGLVVMWDQKTTLFISLSPQFQGQVCGLCGNYDGNSKNDFTTRSQEAVTDVLEFGNSWKVSPSCSNAQLLSDPCAFNRYRAAWSQKQCSIITSSTFQSCHSNVDPGPYYDSCVRDSCACDTGGDCECLCTAVAAYAKACNTAGACISWRTPKMCPIFCDYYNSPGGCEWHYKPCGADCMKTCRNPSGNCSKLISNMEGCYPQCPQTRPFFDEDTMKCVAWDQCGCYDDRGTHYSIDDKVPSNNCYTCARGHNKDQRKYSSIIKAISSYKNYSRPFHHLSESYN